One genomic region from bacterium encodes:
- a CDS encoding methyltransferase domain-containing protein, giving the protein MKKLNLGCGKNRSIPDAVTVDINPEIGPDIVHDLNKFPWPFPDNEFHEIYCFDILEHLEDVLLTMEEIHRIGVPGGKVFITTPHFSSRNAFTDPTHRHFFGIHSFDYFSINGHPDYSKWNFYSFAKFEKLKVKLQFEHNFINKFIWRLAYRYPDFWERRLSWIFPAWFMDIELKIIKPGNQF; this is encoded by the coding sequence ATGAAAAAACTAAATTTAGGCTGTGGTAAGAATCGTTCTATTCCTGATGCGGTAACGGTAGATATCAACCCTGAGATAGGTCCAGACATTGTACATGATCTTAATAAGTTTCCCTGGCCTTTTCCTGATAATGAGTTTCATGAGATCTACTGCTTTGATATCTTAGAGCATTTGGAGGATGTATTGCTTACGATGGAGGAAATACATCGGATCGGGGTGCCAGGAGGTAAGGTTTTCATCACTACACCTCATTTTTCTTCCCGTAATGCGTTTACCGACCCTACGCATCGACACTTTTTTGGTATTCATTCTTTTGATTATTTTTCTATAAATGGGCATCCCGATTATTCAAAATGGAATTTTTATTCTTTTGCAAAGTTTGAAAAGTTGAAGGTAAAATTGCAATTTGAACACAATTTTATTAATAAATTTATCTGGAGGCTAGCTTACCGTTATCCTGATTTCTGGGAAAGAAGGCTTTCTTGGATATTTCCTGCGTGGTTTATGGATATTGAACTAAAGATAATTAAACCTGGAAATCAATTTTAA
- a CDS encoding oligosaccharide flippase family protein codes for MELLSETKLGDNLVHKGKILASGGILTIRNLLAVFISMIGSIFIVRFLGLKIYGLQSISVFFITLLSSIADLSIGLYLLRKPGELNDQYLRVAFSLLQLLAWVTVLFAIFVIAPISAWWYGKKELFWLVAGCSLAIGIGALAKVPIVLIERNMEYGKISMLELSALIGYYLPAAIGAYVGLGIWALILGELSKSFITTMLAYKIKPIRIRFHWNNSIVREILNYGFPTSTAGWVWVLSGAINPILIGKMIGLEAAGIVRLVQGIISQLSFFINIISRLSFNVLGKIQNDKKRILKAIDQSALYSYFLVTFPLFLFASISYWAVPALYGDKSLPAVPLLLLAILPQGVNMIFAGQSFLLMTIGKASEMIKLHIIRSVAVWIICFLLIPVSGYFALPLADIIVLPVLFILHKNVSSIYGRPSYREAVVLLVIGYCSVVLSSSVKIPILGLLMFIVANGISFFVISSKSRSEIFEALHLFKKQFVREPVWVIKDQK; via the coding sequence ATGGAATTGTTATCAGAAACAAAATTAGGAGATAATCTCGTGCATAAAGGGAAAATCCTTGCTTCTGGGGGTATACTTACGATTAGAAATTTGCTTGCAGTTTTTATTTCCATGATTGGAAGTATTTTTATCGTTAGATTCCTTGGACTTAAGATATATGGACTTCAAAGTATTTCAGTTTTTTTTATTACCTTATTATCGAGTATTGCGGATTTAAGTATTGGTCTTTATTTGCTTAGAAAGCCCGGGGAGCTAAATGACCAATATCTTAGGGTTGCCTTTAGTCTCTTGCAGTTATTGGCCTGGGTCACTGTCTTATTTGCGATATTTGTTATTGCACCAATTTCAGCATGGTGGTATGGAAAGAAGGAGCTATTTTGGCTGGTAGCAGGTTGTTCCCTTGCGATTGGTATTGGTGCCTTAGCTAAGGTGCCCATTGTTCTTATCGAAAGAAATATGGAGTATGGGAAAATCAGCATGTTAGAATTGTCCGCTTTAATAGGCTATTATTTACCGGCAGCGATAGGGGCGTATGTAGGGCTGGGAATTTGGGCACTTATTTTAGGTGAGCTTTCTAAATCATTTATTACCACTATGCTCGCATACAAAATAAAGCCTATTCGCATTAGATTTCACTGGAATAATAGTATCGTAAGAGAGATATTAAATTATGGATTTCCAACCTCTACCGCTGGCTGGGTTTGGGTTCTTTCTGGAGCAATAAATCCCATTTTGATTGGGAAGATGATTGGATTGGAAGCAGCTGGAATTGTCCGATTAGTTCAAGGAATAATTAGCCAGTTATCCTTCTTTATAAACATAATCTCTCGGCTATCGTTTAATGTCTTAGGAAAGATTCAAAATGATAAAAAGAGGATCCTGAAGGCAATAGATCAGAGTGCACTTTACAGTTACTTCTTGGTTACTTTCCCTTTATTTCTCTTTGCCTCAATCAGTTATTGGGCAGTACCTGCATTATATGGAGATAAAAGTCTTCCTGCCGTTCCTCTTTTACTTCTTGCTATTTTACCTCAGGGTGTCAATATGATTTTTGCTGGACAATCTTTTCTTCTTATGACTATTGGCAAAGCCTCAGAAATGATTAAACTTCATATTATACGGAGTGTAGCAGTTTGGATTATCTGTTTCTTGCTTATACCAGTAAGTGGCTATTTTGCCCTACCTTTGGCTGATATTATAGTTTTACCAGTATTGTTTATATTACACAAAAATGTATCATCTATATATGGCAGACCGAGTTATAGAGAAGCGGTTGTCCTTTTGGTAATTGGTTATTGTTCTGTAGTTTTATCCTCATCGGTGAAAATTCCTATTTTAGGTCTCTTGATGTTTATTGTAGCAAACGGTATCTCATTTTTTGTCATTTCGTCAAAATCGAGAAGCGAAATCTTTGAGGCTTTACATCTTTTTAAAAAGCAATTTGTTAGAGAACCGGTCTGGGTAATTAAAG